In one Amaranthus tricolor cultivar Red isolate AtriRed21 chromosome 8, ASM2621246v1, whole genome shotgun sequence genomic region, the following are encoded:
- the LOC130821565 gene encoding uncharacterized protein LOC130821565, with translation MIWQLANVVSVMEKHYGFKALMRSKELIKGKMKTAFAILLVINLFALPIMKLIEHLNGFRLGQKIGLGIVCLVLWALFSLFGLVVHTIFYLVCKSYHHENIDKSLLADHLEAVYLGEYVPLKAEVQLENL, from the coding sequence atgatatggCAATTAGCTAATGTTGTTTCAGTTATGGAAAAGCATTATGGGTTTAAAGCATTGATGAGAAGTAAGGAATTAATCAAGGGCAAAATGAAAACAGCTTTTGCTATATTATTGGTGATTAATCTTTTTGCATTGCCAATTATGAAATTAATTGAGCATCTAAATGGGTTTAGATTGGGACAAAAAATTGGATTAGGGATTGTTTGTTTGGTATTATGGGCATTGTTTAGTTTATTTGGGCTTGTAGTTCATACAATCTTCTATTTGGTGTGTAAATCTTATCACCATGAAAATATTGATAAGTCGTTATTGGCTGATCATCTTGAAGCTGTTTATCTTGGTGAATATGTTCCTTTGAAAGCTGAAGTACAATTAGAGAACCTTTGA